In the genome of Lathyrus oleraceus cultivar Zhongwan6 chromosome 4, CAAS_Psat_ZW6_1.0, whole genome shotgun sequence, the window CTTCATTGCCGCAACTTCACTCCCTCTCTATCACAGTTACTCACTCTTCTCTACACACTCTTTCTAATTCACACCTTTTCTGTGTCTCTTTCTTGTTTCTGATTTTGTTTATGTTGTTTGAAGGTACTAAATGTGAAATGAACAGAAGGAGTTTAGCTGTTAAAGGAATTGTCACAACTGGAGTTTCAGCCATGGCTATGGCTTCCACTCTTACTCCTCAAGCTCAACCATCTCAAGGTTAGTTAGTTACTCAATGATATCGTGACCTAGATCTTGATGTTGCTTTTTTTATTTGCTTATGTAAATGCATGTTCTTTTCTTATTTAAGACAAGGGACTTGAAAGACTAGCATACAAACCTGAAGGTTATAATTATTGGAAGTGGAAGGATCATAACATTCACTATGTTGTGCAAGGAGAAGGACCTCCTCTTGTTCTTATTCATGGTTTTGGTGCATCGGCTTTTCATTGGAGGTTTGTTTTGAATTATTTGTTGAATTTTATATCAAATATATGTATATAGTTATTCATGTAATTTGTTCAAAACATGATCGAATAGCGGTTATCCTGTTACGCTGCTTTCTGGAATTGACAACTATGTTCTTACTTAGGATATTACATGCATTTAGCAATAAACATGTGTGACAACTATTTCCAGATACAATATCCCAGAATTGGCTAAGAAACACAAGGTTTATGCCTTAGACTTGCTTGGATTTGGATGGAGTGACAAAGCACTCGTCGACTATGATGCCATGGTATGGAGGGATCAAGTCACGGACTTCTTGAAGGAAATCGTAAAAGAACCAGCAGTTTTGGTTGGAAACAGGTAGTTAATGACTATAGTACATATATTgattcttttcttttttgttcAACAAAGTTAAAACTATGATGTTAATCTCAATATGATGGTTTTTCAGCCTTGGAGGATTTACTGCTTTGATTGCAGCAACCGGGTTGCCTGAGTTTGTCAGCGGGGTCGCGCTACTGAATTCTGCAGGACAATTTGGTGATGGAAATAAGGAAAGTAAAAATTCCGAGGAATCACCTCTACAAAAGTTTTTCCTAAAACCTTTGAAGGAAGTTTTCCAGCGTGTAGTTCTCGGATTTATATTCTGGCAATCGAAACAACCTGCTCGAATTAAATCAGTCTTAAAAAGTGTAGGTTAAATGCTATCTTCAGCTTGTGATTCTTTAAAAGCTTAATAGGTATAAAGTTTAATTGCATAGCTTGTCAATGCAGGTGTATGTAAACTCTTCCAATGTGGATGATTATCTTGTGGAATCTATAACAAGGCCAGCTCAAGACCCCAACGCCGGAGAAGTTTATTATAGGTACATGACTGTGTCTGTCCATCCTATACTACCTAGTCAGTCTTTGCGTGTGTTTGGTTATGGTGACGACAATTGATTTTGcaatattaattttttttagCGAGTTTAAGTTAAAATGATTTATGTTTTGATACGATCATATGAAAGTGCGTTGCATGTAAAAGTCATATTTGGATGCAAAAGCTGCAAATCCTAACTTCACATTATTTTCGGCAGGTTAATGACACGTTTCATGATGAATCAGAGCAAGTACA includes:
- the LOC127074592 gene encoding pheophytinase, chloroplastic, coding for MASCISTPSPSSRLHLTKTTFIAATSLPLYHSTKCEMNRRSLAVKGIVTTGVSAMAMASTLTPQAQPSQDKGLERLAYKPEGYNYWKWKDHNIHYVVQGEGPPLVLIHGFGASAFHWRYNIPELAKKHKVYALDLLGFGWSDKALVDYDAMVWRDQVTDFLKEIVKEPAVLVGNSLGGFTALIAATGLPEFVSGVALLNSAGQFGDGNKESKNSEESPLQKFFLKPLKEVFQRVVLGFIFWQSKQPARIKSVLKSVYVNSSNVDDYLVESITRPAQDPNAGEVYYRLMTRFMMNQSKYTLDSVLSELSCPLLLLWGDLDPWVGPAKANKIKEFYPKTTLVHLQAGHCPHDETPELVNTALLDWLTTLTPQVSLQTV